The Arcanobacterium wilhelmae region GCGAAACGGCGATACGGGCCTCAATCTTGTCCAGGAGCGGCACAATGAACGGCGAAGCCAGAGCGAGCATGCGCGATGTGTCCATCGCCGTGTGGAACGTCGCCACCACCGGGCACGATGCGCTCATCAGCGCCAGCATCGACACTGACGGCGTGAACGGCTCATGCACGTGGAGCACATCGAATTCGCCGTCGCGCAGCCAGGTACGCACGCGGTGGTTGACTTTCGGGCCGAACGCGAGGCGCGCCACGGACCCGTTGTATTTGATCGGGATCGCACTTCCCGCGCTAACGACGAAGGGCTCGAGTTCGGCGTCGGGGCCGGCGGGCGCGATGACGGACACTTCGTGGCCACGCGCGATCAGTTCCTTCGCAAGGTCGCGAATATGGAACTGCACTCCCCCGGGAACGTCCCAGGAGTAGCCGCATGCGATGCCGATCTTCAACGTTCCCTCTCTTCTTCTCGTGCGTGACGCCGGGCGAGCCGGGCCTGGTCTAAGTCTTCCACAAACACTTTCTGGAGCATATGCCAGTTTTCTTCGCGGCCGGGCAAGTACGCACCGACGGCGTCCATCCAGGCCTGGTTCATGCGGGCAAGGTCTGTTTTTTCGTCGAGGGCGAAGTTCGGCTCGATCGACTCTCCGACGACGATGTGGATTCCTGCGGACGTACCGGCCCGACGTCGGCGCGCACGATCCGCGATACGTTCCGATTCGATGAACACGGGAAACATTGGCACGCGACGCCGGCGCGCGAGGAGCGCCGCGCCGACCGCTACCCTGATTGGCCGACCGAGCAGATTGACCTCGATGCCTTGAGCCGACAGATCACGATCACACAGAAGTGGCACGAATGTTGGACGCGCCATATCGGCTTCGAGGGAGTGAATCGCACCTTGTCCCTTGACGCCGTGGTAGATCGTCATTCCCATGTTTCGCCGAAGATCAAGGAAATAGTTGGCTACTTCGGGCGGCTCCAGTTTTTCCGCGATGGTGTGAACGGGGGCAAGGTTGCGCGTGGCCCATGCACCGGCGAGGTCCCAGTTTCCCATATGAAGCAAAGCCGCGGGGATGGCCACTCCTGAGTTGAGGTACGCGGTGAGGCGTTCCTTGCCGGAGATTCGCACGCGTGCGTCGATCTGTTCGCCGCTTAGGTGCGGCAAGCGGAAGATCTCATAGTAGTAGGCCATATAGGAGGCCATCGCACGTCCACCGCGGGCGCGCTGTGCGAGCTGCGAGCTGAGCGGACGGATGCGTTGGAGGTTACGCCTCAGCTGGCGGGCGCCGGCCATGTTTGACCAGCCGATGAGCCTGCCGGCAAACCGCGCAGTGAAACGCCCGAGCGGCTCGGGGATCACCCGAGCCGCTCGGGTCGCACGCTCGAATACTTTAACGCTCGCCACGTTTTCCGCCCGCGGCCTCCTCGGCCAAAATCTGGGAACGCACGTACATCATGCGCTGGCCAACCGTGAAAAGTGAAGCGGCCGCGATGAGCCACATCCCGGCCACGAACAGCCAGTGGCCGAACAAGAGCGAAAGGATCAGTGTGACGCCGACCGCCACCAAGCGATCCGCTCGCTCTGCCAGCCCGACGTCGGCCTTCTTCCCGATCGCCTCCGCACGCGAACGCGCATACGGCACGATTGACCCGATCAGCCCCGCTGCGATCGCACCTGCGATCCCCCACGGCCGCGCACCGGCGTCGGCGTGCAGGTACGCCCACATCGCGAGCGAACCAAAGATCGCGCCGTCAGCGAAGCGGTCCATCGTCGAGTCCAGGAATGCTCCCCAAGCGGAGGCCGTGCCCGTCGCTCGCGCGATCTGGCCGTCGAGGTTATCGAAAATCACCAGGATCGTGGTGACCACAATCCCCCAGATGAGATGGTTCGTGGTGAAGAATGCCAGCGCCGACGCCGACGTGGCAATTCCGCCCACCAACGTGGCCGTGTTCGCCGAAATTCCGAGTTTCACCGCCGCCCGCGCAAACGGTCCAAAGATCACCTGCGCGAGCGGACGGCCACTGCGAGAAAGCATGCGCGCTTCCTTACTGGTTCTCGTGCGAGTCGATTGCCGAAACGATGCGCTCCACGGCCTCGTCGATTGCGATGCCGTTGTGCTGGGAACCATCTCGCAGGCGGAATGACACGGCACCAGCCTCAGCATCCTCGCCACCGGCAATCAGCACGAACGGGATCTTTTCCTTCGAGGCGTTGCGGATCTTCTTCGGGAAACGATCGTCGGAGGTATCGACTTCCACTCGCACGCCCTTCGCGCGCAACTTCGCAGCAACATCCTCCAGGTAGCCGACGAACGGCTCCGCCACCGGGATGCAACGCACCTGAACCGGGGCGAGCCACGCCGGGAATGCGCCCGCATAGTGCTCGGTAAGAACGCCGAAGAAGCGCTCGATCGAGCCGAAGAGAGCGCGGTGGATCATCACCGGGCGCTGGCGCGAGCCGTCCGGAGCCGTGTACTCGAGTTCGAAACGCTCCGGTAGGTTGAAATCGAGCTGGATCGTGGACATCTGCCAGGTGCGGCCCAGGGCGTCACGCGCCTGAACCGAGATCTTCGGGCCGTAGAACGCCGCGCCCTCCGGATCTGGAACCAGATCGAGGCCGGACGCATCCGCCACTTCCTGCAGGGTGCGGGTGGCTTCCTCCCAGATCTCGTCGTCGCCAACGAACTTCTTGGGATCCTTGGTGGACAGCTCAAGATAGAAATCGTCCAGACCGTAATCCTTGAGCAGCGAGAGCACGAAATCGAGGAGCGAGGTGAGCTCGTCCTTCATCTGCTCGCGGGTGCAGTAAATGTGGGCGTCGTCCTGCGTGAAGCCACGTGCACGGGTCAAGCCGTGGATCACGCCCGACTTCTCGTTGCGGTAGACGGTACCGAACTCGAACAGGCGCAGCGGAAGTTCACGGTAG contains the following coding sequences:
- a CDS encoding phosphatidylinositol mannoside acyltransferase — protein: MASVKVFERATRAARVIPEPLGRFTARFAGRLIGWSNMAGARQLRRNLQRIRPLSSQLAQRARGGRAMASYMAYYYEIFRLPHLSGEQIDARVRISGKERLTAYLNSGVAIPAALLHMGNWDLAGAWATRNLAPVHTIAEKLEPPEVANYFLDLRRNMGMTIYHGVKGQGAIHSLEADMARPTFVPLLCDRDLSAQGIEVNLLGRPIRVAVGAALLARRRRVPMFPVFIESERIADRARRRRAGTSAGIHIVVGESIEPNFALDEKTDLARMNQAWMDAVGAYLPGREENWHMLQKVFVEDLDQARLARRHAREEERER
- the pgsA gene encoding phosphatidylinositol phosphate synthase, with protein sequence MLSRSGRPLAQVIFGPFARAAVKLGISANTATLVGGIATSASALAFFTTNHLIWGIVVTTILVIFDNLDGQIARATGTASAWGAFLDSTMDRFADGAIFGSLAMWAYLHADAGARPWGIAGAIAAGLIGSIVPYARSRAEAIGKKADVGLAERADRLVAVGVTLILSLLFGHWLFVAGMWLIAAASLFTVGQRMMYVRSQILAEEAAGGKRGER